A DNA window from Gemmatimonadaceae bacterium contains the following coding sequences:
- a CDS encoding plastocyanin/azurin family copper-binding protein: MRFIGQVALITGAFVLGACGGGSKNAASTSDSTAASAAPASESAAAPAATPAAGGASATSAAAAPITGKTWDVKMIGDDKGYRYEPATLTIKEGDGIKFTMVSGGPHDVAFDSTTIPSGATAQLIANMPNQMAPLQSNFLMNPGDTEVISFAKVPKGTYPFHCMPHLALGMKGSVTVQ; encoded by the coding sequence ATGCGGTTCATCGGACAAGTAGCGCTGATCACTGGCGCATTCGTCCTTGGCGCGTGTGGCGGCGGCTCGAAGAACGCGGCATCGACCTCGGATAGCACGGCAGCGAGTGCGGCGCCGGCGAGTGAGAGCGCCGCGGCACCGGCCGCGACCCCGGCTGCAGGCGGCGCGTCGGCAACATCGGCGGCGGCTGCCCCGATCACCGGTAAGACGTGGGACGTGAAGATGATAGGTGACGACAAGGGCTATCGGTATGAGCCGGCGACCCTCACGATCAAGGAAGGCGACGGCATCAAGTTCACGATGGTGTCCGGCGGCCCGCACGACGTTGCGTTTGACTCGACCACGATCCCAAGCGGAGCGACGGCGCAGCTGATCGCGAACATGCCGAATCAAATGGCGCCCCTGCAGAGCAACTTCCTCATGAATCCCGGCGACACCGAGGTGATTTCGTTCGCCAAAGTGCCGAAGGGAACCTATCCGT